TTGGCTTCGGCGAGCTTCGCCGCGGTGGCGATGTGCGCTGCGGCAGCGCCGGAGAGGTGCCGTTCGTCTTGGGCGGGCACGTGGTCGAGGGTGCGGGTTTCGATGCCGTTGACGGTGGTGGCGGTGAACCGGTACCGGTCGGCTTCGAGGCGGTCGTACAGAGCTTCGGCGCGGGCCAGGGCGCGACCTTCCAGCGCGACGCGGCGGGCGCGGTTGTCGATGGCCTTGGCGGCAGACGCGGCGGCGGTGGCCGAGCGGTCGAAGGACAGACCGAGCTCGCGGGCGAG
This portion of the Saccharopolyspora antimicrobica genome encodes:
- a CDS encoding helix-turn-helix domain-containing protein; translation: MGTSPITDSDRARVRELHEQGKTRNDIAKTLGRSPSTVSKLARELGLSFDRSATAAASAAKAIDNRARRVALEGRALARAEALYDRLEADRYRFTATTVNGIETRTLDHVPAQDERHLSGAAAAHIATAAKLAEANASGQAEAARSMLGNLAEALGIKAPANGDG